From the genome of Armatimonadota bacterium, one region includes:
- a CDS encoding helix-turn-helix domain-containing protein, whose amino-acid sequence MLERRPTIMTVQEVARYLRVHAITVYRMIRLGRLPAIRVGRGWRFRKDEIDSWLHRHEANSQDQPAKPAKPRGRSNPRRRVPR is encoded by the coding sequence ATGTTGGAACGCAGGCCGACCATAATGACCGTCCAGGAGGTTGCCCGCTATCTGCGGGTTCACGCGATCACCGTCTACCGGATGATCCGGCTGGGCAGACTGCCCGCGATCCGTGTCGGCCGCGGCTGGCGTTTCAGGAAGGACGAGATAGACTCCTGGCTGCACAGACATGAGGCCAACTCCCAAGATCAGCCCGCCAAACCGGCCAAGCCGCGCGGGCGCTCCAACCCGAGGCGCCGTGTCCCCCGCTAG
- a CDS encoding ABC transporter ATP-binding protein, translating into MQVRLIDLVKRFKAVEAMAGVSLTIAEGEFFTLLGPSGCGKTTTLRIVAGFYDPDEGSVFFGDTPMNGIPPAERGIGIVFQNYALWPHMTVFENVAYGLKIQRTPQAEIKTRVMDTLVQVGLEGLESRTPGQLSGGQQQRVAVARALVLNPRVLLLDEPLSNLDAKVRARLRSEIRRLQQDLHITTIYVTHDQEEAMVLSDRIAVMDAGRVLQIGTPVELYEQPAGLFVADFIGTNNLVSGTVTEVSGEMVALKTPAGILRGRAVGTVKPGSAAVVAIRPENLTLAEGRGDLGVVVRGRVAVSQYMGNVVRYEVDAGDGVVLLVDVHDPRRHQLLGPGREITVGFTAASALVFPAERQA; encoded by the coding sequence ATGCAGGTACGGCTGATTGACCTTGTAAAGCGGTTCAAGGCGGTCGAGGCGATGGCCGGGGTTTCGCTCACCATCGCCGAAGGCGAGTTCTTTACTCTGCTGGGGCCTTCCGGGTGCGGCAAGACGACCACGCTGCGGATCGTCGCCGGGTTCTACGATCCCGATGAAGGATCGGTCTTCTTCGGCGACACGCCGATGAACGGCATCCCCCCGGCCGAGCGCGGCATTGGGATCGTCTTCCAGAACTACGCACTCTGGCCGCACATGACGGTCTTCGAGAACGTCGCCTACGGCTTGAAGATCCAGCGCACACCGCAGGCAGAGATCAAGACCCGCGTGATGGATACACTCGTGCAGGTTGGCCTCGAGGGGCTGGAGTCCCGCACCCCGGGCCAGCTTAGCGGCGGCCAGCAGCAGCGGGTGGCGGTGGCGCGCGCGCTCGTGTTGAACCCGCGCGTGCTGCTGCTCGACGAGCCGCTCAGCAACCTGGACGCGAAGGTGCGGGCCCGGCTGCGTAGCGAGATCCGTCGTCTACAGCAGGACCTGCACATCACCACGATCTACGTTACCCACGACCAGGAAGAAGCGATGGTTCTCTCGGATCGCATTGCGGTCATGGACGCGGGCCGCGTACTGCAAATAGGAACGCCGGTCGAGCTCTACGAGCAGCCGGCCGGGCTGTTCGTCGCCGATTTCATCGGCACCAACAATCTGGTGTCCGGTACTGTAACCGAGGTCTCCGGCGAGATGGTGGCCCTGAAGACCCCTGCGGGCATCCTGCGGGGAAGGGCAGTTGGTACGGTCAAGCCGGGCAGCGCGGCCGTCGTGGCGATCCGGCCAGAGAACCTGACGCTTGCCGAAGGCCGAGGCGATCTGGGTGTAGTGGTGCGAGGTCGCGTCGCCGTCTCGCAGTACATGGGCAACGTGGTTCGTTACGAGGTGGATGCCGGCGATGGCGTGGTGCTCCTGGTGGACGTCCACGATCCAAGGCGCCACCAGCTCCTGGGTCCCGGCCGGGAGATAACCGTGGGGTTCACCGCTGCGTCCGCGCTGGTCTTCCCGGCGGAGCGCCAGGCATGA
- a CDS encoding extracellular solute-binding protein, with amino-acid sequence MHRTVWIVIVAVSLALTALNAVPTRAQVTIEDRLVVITPVARTVADPTVAAFTEFARRQFGTAVRVTVVSAGTPVAYGRIREWGGRPEADVFWGGEPALFDDLADRKLLVAHEVPEAVLRDIPATIGTPKPIRLKDPKGFWVGCCLTPYGLIWHPRLMRRLGVETIRDWDDLLDCRLKGQVAQCTPDRSSSNHASYEVMLQMLGWQKGWEWSQRLGANTGMFVARSRDVPTVVAKGEFAVGYAVPAYMAFEDVLGGHDLKYVTPTAGFVTPEPLAVLAGSRSLRAARAFIQFALSDEGQRVMMSRGQFGIAPKYRLEGPAGSPVERMAEFAGARSFFDKPVRNVYDDDVAEKRYSEVNEVFRKLILERHKDLQKLHCP; translated from the coding sequence ATGCACCGGACCGTCTGGATCGTTATTGTAGCGGTCAGTCTTGCGCTGACGGCCCTGAACGCGGTGCCGACCAGGGCACAGGTGACCATCGAGGACCGGCTCGTCGTGATCACGCCTGTTGCGCGGACCGTCGCAGACCCAACGGTGGCCGCCTTCACGGAGTTCGCGCGCCGGCAGTTCGGCACCGCCGTGCGGGTGACCGTGGTCTCGGCAGGTACGCCCGTGGCCTACGGCCGGATCCGGGAGTGGGGCGGCCGGCCTGAGGCAGACGTCTTCTGGGGCGGCGAGCCCGCGCTGTTCGACGACCTGGCGGACCGTAAGCTCCTGGTGGCTCACGAGGTCCCCGAGGCGGTCCTGCGAGACATACCGGCCACGATCGGGACACCCAAGCCCATCCGGCTCAAGGATCCCAAGGGTTTCTGGGTTGGTTGCTGCCTGACCCCGTACGGGCTGATCTGGCACCCACGCCTCATGAGGCGTTTGGGTGTGGAGACGATCCGCGACTGGGATGACCTGCTCGATTGCCGCCTCAAGGGGCAGGTTGCACAGTGCACTCCTGACCGGTCGAGCTCCAACCATGCCTCGTATGAGGTCATGTTGCAGATGCTCGGCTGGCAGAAGGGCTGGGAGTGGTCGCAGAGGTTGGGCGCCAACACCGGGATGTTCGTAGCACGCAGCCGCGATGTGCCCACGGTCGTGGCCAAGGGTGAATTCGCAGTAGGATACGCCGTGCCCGCCTACATGGCGTTCGAGGATGTGCTAGGAGGGCACGATCTGAAGTATGTGACCCCGACCGCCGGGTTCGTTACCCCCGAGCCCCTGGCGGTCCTGGCCGGGTCTCGGAGCTTGAGGGCTGCCAGAGCCTTCATCCAGTTCGCGCTCAGCGACGAGGGGCAGCGGGTGATGATGTCGCGCGGGCAGTTCGGCATCGCGCCCAAGTACCGGCTGGAAGGACCCGCCGGTTCGCCGGTGGAGCGCATGGCGGAGTTCGCCGGCGCGCGGTCGTTCTTCGACAAGCCGGTCCGGAACGTCTACGACGACGACGTGGCCGAGAAGCGTTACAGCGAGGTCAACGAGGTGTTCCGCAAGTTGATCCTCGAGCGGCACAAGGACCTCCAGAAGCTGCACTGCCCGTAA
- a CDS encoding iron ABC transporter permease, whose product MTPRTVRATAAHPVARPRVPAIVVALPIYAFLFLFIAFPLWRLFVDAVTTEEGKLTLAFLRDFATDGFYRRSLVNSLIVSAGTVVGCVVIGFLAAFLLVRYDFPGRETFSYLTILPIIMPPLVGIMGLVFVLGRAGTINVILMDYFGLARPINFIYGWHGVLLAMIMHYFPLITLNVVDGLSKLDASLEEAAEAMGSRGLRKIRDITIPLVTPGFISGATLVFILAFADFATPLVVGMQDLISSQAYLNIVQYIDNRLFKMGIVIGALMAAMAIVFLVIARRIVGLREYAVVSYRAVERRPLRGVAGVLAPAFFIVVLTVAFLPYLGVTLAAFGKAWSLTPFPTRFTLAHLDQVLHLTPVYLINTLRWSAIAVLIILAFGVPIGWVLARSTLPGRGVIDSAVILILALPGTALGIAYIRAFHFPLPAIGLVLSRMWIIMPLVLAVRRMPYTVRATYASLLGLHRSMEESAASVGASGLRTFFDITLPLIWRGVLAGALFSLMFALQEAAATILLVLPGWETMTVGIFTFYTSGTIGQAAALGFVLILLCAATLYAVYRLTGARMGGLFGSGGG is encoded by the coding sequence ATGACGCCGCGGACCGTTCGGGCAACGGCAGCGCATCCCGTGGCGCGGCCGCGCGTGCCCGCCATTGTAGTGGCCCTGCCGATATACGCGTTTCTCTTCCTGTTCATCGCCTTCCCGCTGTGGCGTCTCTTCGTGGACGCGGTGACGACGGAGGAAGGGAAGCTCACCCTCGCCTTTCTTCGGGACTTCGCCACCGACGGCTTCTACAGGCGGTCGCTCGTGAACTCGCTCATAGTCTCGGCCGGCACGGTTGTCGGCTGCGTCGTGATCGGGTTCCTTGCCGCCTTCCTGCTTGTCCGGTACGACTTCCCCGGCCGCGAGACGTTCTCGTACCTGACCATCCTGCCCATAATCATGCCCCCGCTGGTGGGCATAATGGGATTGGTGTTCGTCCTGGGCCGCGCAGGCACAATCAACGTCATCCTGATGGACTACTTTGGCCTTGCCAGGCCGATCAACTTCATCTACGGCTGGCACGGCGTGCTGCTGGCGATGATCATGCACTACTTCCCGCTCATCACGCTCAACGTCGTGGACGGTCTCAGCAAACTCGACGCCTCGCTCGAAGAGGCCGCCGAGGCGATGGGTTCTCGCGGCCTGAGAAAGATACGCGACATCACTATTCCGCTCGTCACCCCGGGCTTCATCTCGGGCGCCACGCTTGTCTTCATCCTGGCGTTTGCGGATTTCGCCACGCCACTCGTCGTCGGGATGCAGGATCTGATCTCGTCCCAGGCCTACCTGAACATAGTTCAGTACATTGATAACCGGTTGTTCAAGATGGGTATTGTAATCGGCGCCCTCATGGCCGCCATGGCTATCGTCTTTCTGGTGATCGCCCGGCGCATCGTGGGGTTGCGCGAGTACGCCGTCGTCTCCTACCGCGCGGTCGAGAGGCGCCCCCTCAGGGGCGTGGCCGGGGTGCTGGCGCCGGCGTTCTTCATCGTAGTCCTGACCGTGGCGTTCCTGCCGTACCTGGGCGTCACGCTGGCGGCGTTTGGTAAGGCCTGGTCGCTCACGCCGTTTCCGACCCGGTTCACGCTGGCGCACCTGGATCAGGTGCTGCACCTGACGCCCGTCTACCTGATCAACACCCTGCGTTGGAGCGCAATCGCGGTGCTGATTATCCTGGCGTTCGGCGTTCCCATCGGATGGGTACTGGCCCGCAGCACGCTGCCTGGGAGGGGGGTGATTGACTCCGCCGTCATCCTGATCCTGGCCCTGCCCGGGACCGCGCTGGGGATCGCCTACATCCGAGCGTTTCACTTCCCGCTTCCGGCAATCGGCCTTGTGCTGAGCCGCATGTGGATCATCATGCCGCTCGTACTGGCAGTCCGCCGCATGCCGTACACGGTGCGGGCGACGTATGCGTCCCTGCTGGGCCTTCACCGTTCCATGGAGGAGTCGGCCGCGAGCGTGGGCGCCTCAGGGCTGCGGACGTTCTTCGACATCACGCTTCCGCTCATCTGGCGCGGGGTGCTGGCAGGCGCCCTGTTCTCGCTGATGTTCGCGCTACAGGAGGCGGCGGCGACCATACTGCTGGTCCTGCCTGGTTGGGAAACGATGACCGTGGGCATTTTCACATTCTACACGTCCGGCACGATCGGGCAGGCCGCTGCTCTAGGGTTTGTCCTGATCCTGCTCTGCGCCGCCACGCTGTACGCGGTCTACCGGCTGACGGGCGCGCGAATGGGCGGCCTGTTCGGTTCGGGCGGCGGGTAG
- a CDS encoding diacylglycerol kinase family lipid kinase codes for MRMRAHAIVNPVAGRNRGAQAWARAKPVLESAGWEVTESFSLRQGYAVELAATSDAEVILAVGGDGTAHEVANGLLRRSRRPVMGVLPVGTGNDFARALGLPRDPAAAAGMLLTARPKLIDVGVVNDRCFLTVAGAGFDGEVAGQVNAWPKVLGGTAMYVLGILKMLVTYRPVEVGIVIDGVADRERLFLIAVGNTAWNAGGMWMVPPARPDDGILHVVIAGPLSRIETLGVLPRVYSGRHLLHPKIRQAQGREIIVTSSTPLRVQADGETIGTLPATFRVHPGALEVLIPAV; via the coding sequence ATGCGGATGCGCGCACACGCCATCGTTAACCCTGTAGCCGGACGTAACCGCGGAGCCCAGGCGTGGGCCCGCGCGAAGCCCGTACTCGAATCAGCCGGCTGGGAAGTCACTGAGAGCTTCTCCCTGCGGCAGGGCTATGCCGTTGAACTGGCCGCAACCTCGGACGCTGAGGTGATCCTGGCCGTCGGCGGAGACGGCACCGCGCACGAGGTTGCCAACGGCCTGCTCCGGCGTAGCCGGCGGCCGGTCATGGGCGTACTACCGGTGGGAACGGGCAACGACTTCGCGCGGGCGCTCGGGCTGCCGCGGGACCCCGCTGCCGCGGCGGGCATGCTTCTGACCGCACGCCCCAAGCTTATTGACGTTGGGGTCGTCAACGACCGCTGCTTCCTGACGGTCGCGGGCGCCGGCTTCGACGGCGAGGTTGCAGGACAGGTGAACGCGTGGCCTAAGGTGCTGGGCGGAACCGCCATGTACGTGCTGGGCATCCTCAAGATGCTGGTCACCTACCGGCCGGTTGAGGTCGGGATTGTCATCGACGGGGTAGCGGACCGCGAAAGGCTCTTTCTGATAGCGGTCGGCAACACCGCCTGGAACGCCGGGGGAATGTGGATGGTCCCGCCGGCACGCCCGGACGACGGCATCCTGCACGTGGTGATCGCGGGGCCGCTCAGCCGGATTGAAACGCTGGGCGTGCTGCCCAGAGTCTACTCTGGGCGCCACCTCCTGCATCCCAAGATCCGCCAGGCCCAGGGCCGCGAGATCATCGTCACGAGTTCGACTCCACTGAGGGTCCAGGCGGACGGCGAGACTATTGGAACGCTGCCGGCCACCTTCCGTGTGCATCCTGGCGCGCTAGAGGTCCTGATCCCCGCCGTCTGA
- a CDS encoding HAD-IIA family hydrolase: MGPVVRRPDRLYAGYAFDLDGTVYLGEALLPGAVRTVAYLRAAGKPVVFLSNNPLRNREEYAAKLTRLGIPAGPGDVVNSSYVLVRHLRVTSPGARLFVIGEDSVRSELESAGFVLTDSPGDVEIVVACFDRTFDYRKLQVAFDAIRAGARFVATNRDAYCPTPEGGLPDCGAVIAAVEAATGHRVEEVVGKPSPIMGRVLAERLGVPPADSLIAGDRLETDIVMGRASGMATALVLTGVTTVAAAMAADPRPDFILERLDQLIQD, translated from the coding sequence ATGGGTCCGGTGGTGCGGCGGCCGGACCGTCTGTACGCCGGATATGCCTTCGACCTGGACGGCACGGTCTACTTGGGCGAAGCACTGCTGCCGGGAGCAGTGCGCACCGTCGCGTATTTGCGGGCTGCCGGCAAACCGGTTGTTTTCCTGTCCAACAACCCATTGCGCAACCGGGAGGAGTACGCGGCGAAGTTGACGCGGCTGGGCATTCCGGCTGGGCCGGGGGATGTGGTCAACTCATCCTATGTGCTCGTCAGGCACCTCCGGGTCACATCCCCAGGGGCCCGGCTCTTCGTGATCGGGGAGGATTCGGTGCGCTCAGAACTGGAATCCGCGGGATTCGTGCTCACCGATTCTCCCGGCGATGTGGAGATCGTGGTGGCCTGCTTCGACCGCACTTTTGACTACCGCAAGCTCCAGGTGGCCTTTGACGCGATCAGGGCCGGCGCACGGTTCGTGGCCACCAACCGGGACGCGTACTGCCCTACGCCGGAGGGCGGGCTTCCGGATTGCGGTGCGGTGATCGCGGCGGTAGAGGCCGCCACCGGCCATCGGGTGGAGGAGGTCGTGGGAAAGCCCTCGCCCATCATGGGCCGCGTGCTGGCCGAGCGGCTGGGCGTGCCGCCCGCCGATAGCCTGATCGCCGGGGACAGGCTGGAGACCGACATCGTGATGGGCCGTGCCTCGGGCATGGCCACGGCCCTCGTGCTGACAGGCGTGACCACGGTTGCGGCTGCGATGGCCGCCGACCCGCGGCCGGACTTCATTTTGGAGCGGCTCGATCAGCTCATCCAGGATTGA